The Ranitomeya imitator isolate aRanImi1 chromosome 6, aRanImi1.pri, whole genome shotgun sequence genome window below encodes:
- the NAPRT gene encoding nicotinate phosphoribosyltransferase isoform X1 produces MELPLLTDLYQFTMAYGYWRSGRHREAAEFELFFRDAPFSGGFTLFCGLEETLRFLRDFRFSRADLQYLASVLPPSVDRGFFEYLETVDASEVSLASFPEGSVVFPREPLMKVRGPLLVVQLLETTLLCLVNYASLVATNAARFRLAVGPDKKLLEMGLRRAQGPDGGLSASKYSYIGGFDCTSNVLAGQRFNIPVAGTVAHSYVASFSSTDEVQHLVLRPAGGQDTGVDFLSLSQSWLQKVCHLLQIPPGSTHPGELAAFVSYAIAFPLNFLVVVDTYSVMMSGIPNFCAVVLALQELGYRAVGVRLDSGDLARQSVEIRKIFQLCAERLEAPSFRTLSIAVSNNISEKSVKTLTQSDNEINVIGVGTHLVTCPLQPSLGCVYKLVQVNDQPRIKISEDQEKSTIPGSKAVYRLYDRSDQPLLDLMTLEDEPPPELGKEVKVYELGRSTENECVTPIRAKPLHRTYFHHAQLLQPLPTITDIRCYAQRSLSSLHPQQRQLDEPRPYRVAVSEKLHGLLSALRRSSRHLQ; encoded by the exons ATGGAGCTCCCGCTACTCACCGACCTCTACCAGTTCACCATGGCGTACGGCTACTGGCGGAGCGGGCGGCACCGAGAAGCCGCGGAGTTCGAGCTCTTCTTCCGGGACGCTCCGTTCAGTGGCGGCTTCACCCTGTTCTGTGGCCTGGAGGAGACGCTGCGCTTCCTGCGGGACTTCCGCTTCTCCCGAGCAG ACCTCCAGTACTTGGCCTCCGTCTTGCCGCCATCCGTGGACCGCGGCTTCTTTGAATACCTGGAGACTGTGGACGCGTCGGAGGTGTCGCTGGCGTCTTTCCCGGAGGGATCCGTCGTGTTTCCCAGA GAGCCGCTGATGAAGGTGCGGGGGCCCCTCCTGGTGGTCCAGCTTCTGGAGACCACCCTGCTCTGCTTGGTGAATTATGCCAG CCTGGTCGCCACCAATGCCGCCCGTTTCCGCCTTGCAGTTGGTCCGGACAAGAAGCTGCTGGAAATGGGTCTGCGGAGGGCGCAGGGGCCTGATGGGGGGCTGTCGGCTTCCAAATATTCCTACATAGGTG GCTTTGACTGCACCAGTAACGTGCTCGCCGGGCAGCGGTTTAACATCCCGGTGGCAGGCACCGTGGCCCACTCCTACGTGGCATCGTTCTCCTCTACGGATGAAGTCCAGCACCTG GTTCTGCGGCCGGCGGGCGGTCAGGACACGGGCGTGGATTTCCTGTCTCTGTCGCAGTCGTGGCTGCAGAAGGTTTGTCATCTGCTGCAGATTCCTCCTGGGAGCACACACCCCGGGGAGCTGGCGGCATTCGTGTCCTACGCCATCGCCTTCCCGCTGAACTTCCTGGTGGTGGTGGATACGTACAGCGTGATGAT GAGCGGGATCCCCAATTTCTGTGCGGTTGTCCTGGCTTTGCAGGAGTTGGGGTACAGAGCAGTTGGGGTGCGGCTGGACAGCGGAGACCTCGCCAGACAGTCGGTAGAGATCCGGAAGATTTTCCAGCTGTGTGCCGAAAG GTTGGAGGCTCCGAGCTTCAGAACATTGTCTATCGCTGTCAGTAATAACATCAGTGAGAAGAGTGTAAAGACCCTGACCCAATCG GACAATGAGATTAATGTGATTGGTGTCGGCACTCACCTTGTCACCTGCCCCTTGCAGCCGTCTCTGGGCTGTGTCTACAAG CTGGTGCAGGTGAACGACCAACCGAGAATAAAGATCAGCGAGGACCAAGAGAAGAGCACGATCCCGGGGAGCAAAGCCGTATACAGACTGTACGACCGCAGCG ATCAGCCGCTCCTGGACCTCATGACGCTAGAGGATGAGCCTCCGCCAGAATTGGGTAAGGAGGTGAAAGTTTATGAACTGGGCAGAAGCACAGAAAACGAGTGTGTGACCCCGATCAGGGCAAAACCCCTCCATCGCACCTACTTCCATCATGCACAG CTCCTGCAGCCCCTTCCCACAATCACTGATATCCGATGTTACGCCCAGAGGtcgctcagcagcctccatccccaGCAGCGACAGCTGGACGAGCCACGGCCGTACCGG GTCGCAGTGAGTGAGAAGCTGCACGGCCTCCTGTCTGCGCTGCGGAGGAGCAGTCGCCATTTGCAGTGA
- the NAPRT gene encoding nicotinate phosphoribosyltransferase isoform X3, whose protein sequence is MELPLLTDLYQFTMAYGYWRSGRHREAAEFELFFRDAPFSGGFTLFCGLEETLRFLRDFRFSRADLQYLASVLPPSVDRGFFEYLETVDASEVSLASFPEGSVVFPREPLMKVRGPLLVVQLLETTLLCLVNYASLVATNAARFRLAVGPDKKLLEMGLRRAQGPDGGLSASKYSYIGGFDCTSNVLAGQRFNIPVAGTVAHSYVASFSSTDEVQHLVLRPAGGQDTGVDFLSLSQSWLQKVCHLLQIPPGSTHPGELAAFVSYAIAFPLNFLVVVDTYSVMMSGIPNFCAVVLALQELGYRAVGVRLDSGDLARQSVEIRKIFQLCAERLEAPSFRTLSIAVSNNISEKSVKTLTQSLVQVNDQPRIKISEDQEKSTIPGSKAVYRLYDRSDQPLLDLMTLEDEPPPELGKEVKVYELGRSTENECVTPIRAKPLHRTYFHHAQLLQPLPTITDIRCYAQRSLSSLHPQQRQLDEPRPYRVAVSEKLHGLLSALRRSSRHLQ, encoded by the exons ATGGAGCTCCCGCTACTCACCGACCTCTACCAGTTCACCATGGCGTACGGCTACTGGCGGAGCGGGCGGCACCGAGAAGCCGCGGAGTTCGAGCTCTTCTTCCGGGACGCTCCGTTCAGTGGCGGCTTCACCCTGTTCTGTGGCCTGGAGGAGACGCTGCGCTTCCTGCGGGACTTCCGCTTCTCCCGAGCAG ACCTCCAGTACTTGGCCTCCGTCTTGCCGCCATCCGTGGACCGCGGCTTCTTTGAATACCTGGAGACTGTGGACGCGTCGGAGGTGTCGCTGGCGTCTTTCCCGGAGGGATCCGTCGTGTTTCCCAGA GAGCCGCTGATGAAGGTGCGGGGGCCCCTCCTGGTGGTCCAGCTTCTGGAGACCACCCTGCTCTGCTTGGTGAATTATGCCAG CCTGGTCGCCACCAATGCCGCCCGTTTCCGCCTTGCAGTTGGTCCGGACAAGAAGCTGCTGGAAATGGGTCTGCGGAGGGCGCAGGGGCCTGATGGGGGGCTGTCGGCTTCCAAATATTCCTACATAGGTG GCTTTGACTGCACCAGTAACGTGCTCGCCGGGCAGCGGTTTAACATCCCGGTGGCAGGCACCGTGGCCCACTCCTACGTGGCATCGTTCTCCTCTACGGATGAAGTCCAGCACCTG GTTCTGCGGCCGGCGGGCGGTCAGGACACGGGCGTGGATTTCCTGTCTCTGTCGCAGTCGTGGCTGCAGAAGGTTTGTCATCTGCTGCAGATTCCTCCTGGGAGCACACACCCCGGGGAGCTGGCGGCATTCGTGTCCTACGCCATCGCCTTCCCGCTGAACTTCCTGGTGGTGGTGGATACGTACAGCGTGATGAT GAGCGGGATCCCCAATTTCTGTGCGGTTGTCCTGGCTTTGCAGGAGTTGGGGTACAGAGCAGTTGGGGTGCGGCTGGACAGCGGAGACCTCGCCAGACAGTCGGTAGAGATCCGGAAGATTTTCCAGCTGTGTGCCGAAAG GTTGGAGGCTCCGAGCTTCAGAACATTGTCTATCGCTGTCAGTAATAACATCAGTGAGAAGAGTGTAAAGACCCTGACCCAATCG CTGGTGCAGGTGAACGACCAACCGAGAATAAAGATCAGCGAGGACCAAGAGAAGAGCACGATCCCGGGGAGCAAAGCCGTATACAGACTGTACGACCGCAGCG ATCAGCCGCTCCTGGACCTCATGACGCTAGAGGATGAGCCTCCGCCAGAATTGGGTAAGGAGGTGAAAGTTTATGAACTGGGCAGAAGCACAGAAAACGAGTGTGTGACCCCGATCAGGGCAAAACCCCTCCATCGCACCTACTTCCATCATGCACAG CTCCTGCAGCCCCTTCCCACAATCACTGATATCCGATGTTACGCCCAGAGGtcgctcagcagcctccatccccaGCAGCGACAGCTGGACGAGCCACGGCCGTACCGG GTCGCAGTGAGTGAGAAGCTGCACGGCCTCCTGTCTGCGCTGCGGAGGAGCAGTCGCCATTTGCAGTGA
- the NAPRT gene encoding nicotinate phosphoribosyltransferase isoform X5 encodes MELPLLTDLYQFTMAYGYWRSGRHREAAEFELFFRDAPFSGGFTLFCGLEETLRFLRDFRFSRADLQYLASVLPPSVDRGFFEYLETVDASEVSLASFPEGSVVFPREPLMKVRGPLLVVQLLETTLLCLVNYASLVATNAARFRLAVGPDKKLLEMGLRRAQGPDGGLSASKYSYIGGFDCTSNVLAGQRFNIPVAGTVAHSYVASFSSTDEVQHLVLRPAGGQDTGVDFLSLSQSWLQKVCHLLQIPPGSTHPGELAAFVSYAIAFPLNFLVVVDTYSVMMSGIPNFCAVVLALQELGYRAVGVRLDSGDLARQSVEIRKIFQLCAERLEAPSFRTLSIAVSNNISEKSVKTLTQSDNEINVIGVGTHLVTCPLQPSLGCVYKLVQVNDQPRIKISEDQEKSTIPGSKAVYRLYDRSGCHILATDQPLLDLMTLEDEPPPELGKEVKVYELGRSTENECVTPIRAKPLHRTYFHHAQLLQPLPTITDIRCYAQRSLSSLHPQQRQLDEPRPYRVAVSEKLHGLLSALRRSSRHLQ; translated from the exons ATGGAGCTCCCGCTACTCACCGACCTCTACCAGTTCACCATGGCGTACGGCTACTGGCGGAGCGGGCGGCACCGAGAAGCCGCGGAGTTCGAGCTCTTCTTCCGGGACGCTCCGTTCAGTGGCGGCTTCACCCTGTTCTGTGGCCTGGAGGAGACGCTGCGCTTCCTGCGGGACTTCCGCTTCTCCCGAGCAG ACCTCCAGTACTTGGCCTCCGTCTTGCCGCCATCCGTGGACCGCGGCTTCTTTGAATACCTGGAGACTGTGGACGCGTCGGAGGTGTCGCTGGCGTCTTTCCCGGAGGGATCCGTCGTGTTTCCCAGA GAGCCGCTGATGAAGGTGCGGGGGCCCCTCCTGGTGGTCCAGCTTCTGGAGACCACCCTGCTCTGCTTGGTGAATTATGCCAG CCTGGTCGCCACCAATGCCGCCCGTTTCCGCCTTGCAGTTGGTCCGGACAAGAAGCTGCTGGAAATGGGTCTGCGGAGGGCGCAGGGGCCTGATGGGGGGCTGTCGGCTTCCAAATATTCCTACATAGGTG GCTTTGACTGCACCAGTAACGTGCTCGCCGGGCAGCGGTTTAACATCCCGGTGGCAGGCACCGTGGCCCACTCCTACGTGGCATCGTTCTCCTCTACGGATGAAGTCCAGCACCTG GTTCTGCGGCCGGCGGGCGGTCAGGACACGGGCGTGGATTTCCTGTCTCTGTCGCAGTCGTGGCTGCAGAAGGTTTGTCATCTGCTGCAGATTCCTCCTGGGAGCACACACCCCGGGGAGCTGGCGGCATTCGTGTCCTACGCCATCGCCTTCCCGCTGAACTTCCTGGTGGTGGTGGATACGTACAGCGTGATGAT GAGCGGGATCCCCAATTTCTGTGCGGTTGTCCTGGCTTTGCAGGAGTTGGGGTACAGAGCAGTTGGGGTGCGGCTGGACAGCGGAGACCTCGCCAGACAGTCGGTAGAGATCCGGAAGATTTTCCAGCTGTGTGCCGAAAG GTTGGAGGCTCCGAGCTTCAGAACATTGTCTATCGCTGTCAGTAATAACATCAGTGAGAAGAGTGTAAAGACCCTGACCCAATCG GACAATGAGATTAATGTGATTGGTGTCGGCACTCACCTTGTCACCTGCCCCTTGCAGCCGTCTCTGGGCTGTGTCTACAAG CTGGTGCAGGTGAACGACCAACCGAGAATAAAGATCAGCGAGGACCAAGAGAAGAGCACGATCCCGGGGAGCAAAGCCGTATACAGACTGTACGACCGCAGCG gatgtcacatTTTGGCGACAGATCAGCCGCTCCTGGACCTCATGACGCTAGAGGATGAGCCTCCGCCAGAATTGGGTAAGGAGGTGAAAGTTTATGAACTGGGCAGAAGCACAGAAAACGAGTGTGTGACCCCGATCAGGGCAAAACCCCTCCATCGCACCTACTTCCATCATGCACAG CTCCTGCAGCCCCTTCCCACAATCACTGATATCCGATGTTACGCCCAGAGGtcgctcagcagcctccatccccaGCAGCGACAGCTGGACGAGCCACGGCCGTACCGG GTCGCAGTGAGTGAGAAGCTGCACGGCCTCCTGTCTGCGCTGCGGAGGAGCAGTCGCCATTTGCAGTGA
- the NAPRT gene encoding nicotinate phosphoribosyltransferase isoform X2 — MELPLLTDLYQFTMAYGYWRSGRHREAAEFELFFRDAPFSGGFTLFCGLEETLRFLRDFRFSRADLQYLASVLPPSVDRGFFEYLETVDASEVSLASFPEGSVVFPREPLMKVRGPLLVVQLLETTLLCLVNYASLVATNAARFRLAVGPDKKLLEMGLRRAQGPDGGLSASKYSYIGGFDCTSNVLAGQRFNIPVAGTVAHSYVASFSSTDEVQHLVLRPAGGQDTGVDFLSLSQSWLQKVCHLLQIPPGSTHPGELAAFVSYAIAFPLNFLVVVDTYSVMMSGIPNFCAVVLALQELGYRAVGVRLDSGDLARQSVEIRKIFQLCAERLEAPSFRTLSIAVSNNISEKSVKTLTQSLVQVNDQPRIKISEDQEKSTIPGSKAVYRLYDRSGCHILATDQPLLDLMTLEDEPPPELGKEVKVYELGRSTENECVTPIRAKPLHRTYFHHAQLLQPLPTITDIRCYAQRSLSSLHPQQRQLDEPRPYRVAVSEKLHGLLSALRRSSRHLQ, encoded by the exons ATGGAGCTCCCGCTACTCACCGACCTCTACCAGTTCACCATGGCGTACGGCTACTGGCGGAGCGGGCGGCACCGAGAAGCCGCGGAGTTCGAGCTCTTCTTCCGGGACGCTCCGTTCAGTGGCGGCTTCACCCTGTTCTGTGGCCTGGAGGAGACGCTGCGCTTCCTGCGGGACTTCCGCTTCTCCCGAGCAG ACCTCCAGTACTTGGCCTCCGTCTTGCCGCCATCCGTGGACCGCGGCTTCTTTGAATACCTGGAGACTGTGGACGCGTCGGAGGTGTCGCTGGCGTCTTTCCCGGAGGGATCCGTCGTGTTTCCCAGA GAGCCGCTGATGAAGGTGCGGGGGCCCCTCCTGGTGGTCCAGCTTCTGGAGACCACCCTGCTCTGCTTGGTGAATTATGCCAG CCTGGTCGCCACCAATGCCGCCCGTTTCCGCCTTGCAGTTGGTCCGGACAAGAAGCTGCTGGAAATGGGTCTGCGGAGGGCGCAGGGGCCTGATGGGGGGCTGTCGGCTTCCAAATATTCCTACATAGGTG GCTTTGACTGCACCAGTAACGTGCTCGCCGGGCAGCGGTTTAACATCCCGGTGGCAGGCACCGTGGCCCACTCCTACGTGGCATCGTTCTCCTCTACGGATGAAGTCCAGCACCTG GTTCTGCGGCCGGCGGGCGGTCAGGACACGGGCGTGGATTTCCTGTCTCTGTCGCAGTCGTGGCTGCAGAAGGTTTGTCATCTGCTGCAGATTCCTCCTGGGAGCACACACCCCGGGGAGCTGGCGGCATTCGTGTCCTACGCCATCGCCTTCCCGCTGAACTTCCTGGTGGTGGTGGATACGTACAGCGTGATGAT GAGCGGGATCCCCAATTTCTGTGCGGTTGTCCTGGCTTTGCAGGAGTTGGGGTACAGAGCAGTTGGGGTGCGGCTGGACAGCGGAGACCTCGCCAGACAGTCGGTAGAGATCCGGAAGATTTTCCAGCTGTGTGCCGAAAG GTTGGAGGCTCCGAGCTTCAGAACATTGTCTATCGCTGTCAGTAATAACATCAGTGAGAAGAGTGTAAAGACCCTGACCCAATCG CTGGTGCAGGTGAACGACCAACCGAGAATAAAGATCAGCGAGGACCAAGAGAAGAGCACGATCCCGGGGAGCAAAGCCGTATACAGACTGTACGACCGCAGCG gatgtcacatTTTGGCGACAGATCAGCCGCTCCTGGACCTCATGACGCTAGAGGATGAGCCTCCGCCAGAATTGGGTAAGGAGGTGAAAGTTTATGAACTGGGCAGAAGCACAGAAAACGAGTGTGTGACCCCGATCAGGGCAAAACCCCTCCATCGCACCTACTTCCATCATGCACAG CTCCTGCAGCCCCTTCCCACAATCACTGATATCCGATGTTACGCCCAGAGGtcgctcagcagcctccatccccaGCAGCGACAGCTGGACGAGCCACGGCCGTACCGG GTCGCAGTGAGTGAGAAGCTGCACGGCCTCCTGTCTGCGCTGCGGAGGAGCAGTCGCCATTTGCAGTGA
- the NAPRT gene encoding nicotinate phosphoribosyltransferase isoform X4, with protein sequence MKVRGPLLVVQLLETTLLCLVNYASLVATNAARFRLAVGPDKKLLEMGLRRAQGPDGGLSASKYSYIGGFDCTSNVLAGQRFNIPVAGTVAHSYVASFSSTDEVQHLVLRPAGGQDTGVDFLSLSQSWLQKVCHLLQIPPGSTHPGELAAFVSYAIAFPLNFLVVVDTYSVMMSGIPNFCAVVLALQELGYRAVGVRLDSGDLARQSVEIRKIFQLCAERLEAPSFRTLSIAVSNNISEKSVKTLTQSDNEINVIGVGTHLVTCPLQPSLGCVYKLVQVNDQPRIKISEDQEKSTIPGSKAVYRLYDRSGCHILATDQPLLDLMTLEDEPPPELGKEVKVYELGRSTENECVTPIRAKPLHRTYFHHAQLLQPLPTITDIRCYAQRSLSSLHPQQRQLDEPRPYRVAVSEKLHGLLSALRRSSRHLQ encoded by the exons ATGAAGGTGCGGGGGCCCCTCCTGGTGGTCCAGCTTCTGGAGACCACCCTGCTCTGCTTGGTGAATTATGCCAG CCTGGTCGCCACCAATGCCGCCCGTTTCCGCCTTGCAGTTGGTCCGGACAAGAAGCTGCTGGAAATGGGTCTGCGGAGGGCGCAGGGGCCTGATGGGGGGCTGTCGGCTTCCAAATATTCCTACATAGGTG GCTTTGACTGCACCAGTAACGTGCTCGCCGGGCAGCGGTTTAACATCCCGGTGGCAGGCACCGTGGCCCACTCCTACGTGGCATCGTTCTCCTCTACGGATGAAGTCCAGCACCTG GTTCTGCGGCCGGCGGGCGGTCAGGACACGGGCGTGGATTTCCTGTCTCTGTCGCAGTCGTGGCTGCAGAAGGTTTGTCATCTGCTGCAGATTCCTCCTGGGAGCACACACCCCGGGGAGCTGGCGGCATTCGTGTCCTACGCCATCGCCTTCCCGCTGAACTTCCTGGTGGTGGTGGATACGTACAGCGTGATGAT GAGCGGGATCCCCAATTTCTGTGCGGTTGTCCTGGCTTTGCAGGAGTTGGGGTACAGAGCAGTTGGGGTGCGGCTGGACAGCGGAGACCTCGCCAGACAGTCGGTAGAGATCCGGAAGATTTTCCAGCTGTGTGCCGAAAG GTTGGAGGCTCCGAGCTTCAGAACATTGTCTATCGCTGTCAGTAATAACATCAGTGAGAAGAGTGTAAAGACCCTGACCCAATCG GACAATGAGATTAATGTGATTGGTGTCGGCACTCACCTTGTCACCTGCCCCTTGCAGCCGTCTCTGGGCTGTGTCTACAAG CTGGTGCAGGTGAACGACCAACCGAGAATAAAGATCAGCGAGGACCAAGAGAAGAGCACGATCCCGGGGAGCAAAGCCGTATACAGACTGTACGACCGCAGCG gatgtcacatTTTGGCGACAGATCAGCCGCTCCTGGACCTCATGACGCTAGAGGATGAGCCTCCGCCAGAATTGGGTAAGGAGGTGAAAGTTTATGAACTGGGCAGAAGCACAGAAAACGAGTGTGTGACCCCGATCAGGGCAAAACCCCTCCATCGCACCTACTTCCATCATGCACAG CTCCTGCAGCCCCTTCCCACAATCACTGATATCCGATGTTACGCCCAGAGGtcgctcagcagcctccatccccaGCAGCGACAGCTGGACGAGCCACGGCCGTACCGG GTCGCAGTGAGTGAGAAGCTGCACGGCCTCCTGTCTGCGCTGCGGAGGAGCAGTCGCCATTTGCAGTGA